From the genome of Thermogutta terrifontis, one region includes:
- a CDS encoding CBS domain-containing protein: MTLKEILAAKGSHVYTIHPEATLQDVVEELVQHNIGALVVCRRDPGEGREEILGIITERDILRRCAFSDHPLRSVRVEEVMSRNLTVAHPDYSVEQAMQLMTNNRIRHLPVVVDGRLVGIISIGDAVKAQLEQLAMENRFMKDYIQG, encoded by the coding sequence ATGACACTGAAGGAAATTCTTGCGGCCAAAGGTAGCCACGTTTATACCATTCACCCCGAGGCCACTCTTCAGGACGTGGTGGAAGAACTCGTCCAGCATAACATCGGTGCCCTCGTGGTCTGTCGGCGTGATCCTGGCGAGGGCCGCGAGGAAATCCTGGGCATCATCACCGAGCGTGATATCCTTCGCCGCTGCGCTTTCTCGGATCACCCGCTGCGCTCCGTGCGGGTGGAAGAGGTGATGTCCCGCAACCTGACCGTAGCCCATCCGGACTACTCCGTCGAGCAGGCCATGCAGCTTATGACCAACAACCGCATTCGTCATTTGCCGGTGGTGGTGGATGGCCGATTGGTCGGAATTATCTCCATCGGCGATGCTGTTAAGGCCCAGTTGGAGCAGCTTGCGATGGAGAATCGTTTTATGAAGGACTATATTCAGGGCTGA
- a CDS encoding pyrroline-5-carboxylate reductase family protein, protein MAYTLGFAGGGRIARIMLGGWVRNGAAITRVKFAEPDDSAAELLLSRVPGPLERVSRVSELVDCEFIFLAVHPPAIPTVTAELSGKLKPESVVVSLAPKVTISQLQRQLGGFPNVARVIPNAPSLVGMGYNPVCLAKGFPDAHMVRLMSLLQILGKAPFVSESHLELYALLTGMGPTYFWPQFYELRSILTNLGLPPHYFETAMDQMLLGTLAVMEQSSLSESDVLDLIPVKPLAEIEGTLRQAYRDKLLAIYEKIRPVAES, encoded by the coding sequence ATGGCGTACACCCTAGGATTTGCTGGTGGTGGACGAATCGCGCGGATTATGCTTGGAGGCTGGGTCCGGAACGGGGCTGCGATCACCCGCGTTAAGTTTGCGGAACCGGACGACAGTGCCGCGGAGCTGCTTTTGTCCCGTGTGCCTGGCCCCCTTGAAAGGGTTTCTCGGGTATCAGAGCTCGTTGACTGCGAGTTTATCTTTCTGGCTGTCCATCCACCGGCGATTCCCACGGTTACCGCGGAGCTTTCCGGTAAACTGAAGCCAGAATCGGTCGTCGTTTCATTGGCTCCCAAAGTTACGATCAGTCAGCTTCAGCGCCAGCTGGGGGGATTTCCGAACGTTGCTCGGGTCATTCCAAACGCACCTTCTCTTGTGGGAATGGGCTACAACCCGGTCTGCCTCGCCAAGGGATTCCCGGATGCTCATATGGTCCGCCTGATGAGCCTCCTGCAAATCCTGGGGAAAGCGCCGTTCGTGTCAGAATCGCATCTGGAGTTGTATGCACTTCTCACCGGAATGGGCCCGACGTACTTCTGGCCCCAGTTCTATGAACTTCGATCCATTCTGACAAATCTCGGTTTGCCACCTCACTATTTCGAGACAGCCATGGATCAGATGCTGCTGGGAACTCTTGCTGTGATGGAACAATCGTCTCTGTCAGAATCGGATGTGCTGGACCTGATTCCTGTGAAACCGCTTGCTGAGATCGAAGGCACGCTTCGCCAGGCTTATCGAGACAAATTGCTGGCGATTTACGAAAAGATTCGACCGGTCGCCGAAAGTTAA
- a CDS encoding YeeE/YedE thiosulfate transporter family protein produces the protein MANRPTPKDQVTKRYWNPYVAGVSLGGVLFLAFLLTGSGLGASGGIARLVVQVVKVVAPSTVDRNPYFAPIGGGFANPLNNHIVWMVAGVLLGGFVSGVISGRSRVEICRGPRVRPAQRLVLAFIGGAFMGWGAAMARGCTSGQALSGGAVLSLGSWVFMMMIFAAGYALAYPFRRFWL, from the coding sequence ATGGCCAACCGACCGACTCCAAAGGATCAAGTTACTAAACGTTACTGGAACCCATACGTGGCCGGGGTATCTCTCGGAGGTGTCCTGTTTCTGGCCTTTTTGCTTACTGGAAGTGGCCTCGGAGCGTCCGGTGGAATTGCCCGATTGGTCGTCCAAGTTGTCAAGGTGGTGGCCCCCAGCACGGTTGATCGCAACCCGTATTTTGCACCGATAGGAGGAGGATTTGCCAATCCGCTCAATAACCATATCGTGTGGATGGTGGCGGGTGTGCTGCTTGGCGGTTTCGTCTCGGGAGTTATTTCCGGTCGCAGCCGTGTGGAAATCTGTCGCGGACCACGGGTCAGGCCAGCCCAGCGACTTGTTCTGGCGTTCATTGGAGGGGCCTTCATGGGATGGGGCGCCGCCATGGCACGCGGTTGCACGTCGGGACAGGCGTTATCGGGCGGTGCCGTGCTGTCCCTGGGAAGTTGGGTGTTCATGATGATGATTTTCGCTGCGGGATATGCACTCGCCTATCCTTTTCGGCGATTCTGGCTTTGA
- a CDS encoding YeeE/YedE thiosulfate transporter family protein, producing MFPLHVTGIADVLVTIVIGFWFGFILEQAGFGDCRNLAAQFYLSDMRVLKVMFSAIVTAMLLVFAGSAIGWIDFEQIFVPPTYLAASVAGGLALGIGFIIGGYCPGTSLVSSATLKLDGLAFLAGVAAGIFLFGLTSPYVKEFWTVTGAMGRVTIFEWLGLDAGPIVLAVFLMAVGAFAGAEWAEKRFPWAKPPVPGVANSPVVLRAFVTAGLVLALVAVVIGQPDAERKIALQKARLDAAIQSRRVFIDPAELLDLMYNNQVDRILLDVRSESDYNLFHLKDAIHATIEEIDRFWRPRLTAEQVVVVMSNDERDAIEAWKHLAVSRNINAYILAGGVNRWCDVYFAGNLNVPGPEFGSQGDEHFRYAEAFIKLRQCPTGAVPVGLNIPGTPGTDIDVSRPDQKSVTLRQFTPKIRLLKAVKAPGGGCGG from the coding sequence ATGTTCCCCTTGCATGTGACGGGCATTGCCGACGTGTTGGTCACGATCGTCATCGGGTTCTGGTTTGGGTTCATTCTCGAACAGGCCGGTTTTGGCGACTGCCGCAATCTCGCTGCGCAGTTCTATCTTTCCGACATGCGTGTTTTGAAGGTGATGTTCTCCGCTATTGTGACGGCGATGCTCCTGGTGTTTGCTGGGTCTGCCATCGGTTGGATCGACTTCGAACAGATCTTCGTTCCCCCTACATATTTGGCCGCATCAGTTGCTGGAGGGTTAGCACTGGGTATTGGATTTATTATTGGCGGCTACTGTCCTGGAACATCGCTTGTCTCTTCCGCGACATTGAAGCTCGATGGCCTGGCCTTCCTCGCCGGTGTGGCGGCAGGCATCTTCCTTTTTGGACTAACGTCTCCTTATGTGAAAGAATTCTGGACTGTCACCGGCGCGATGGGACGGGTGACAATCTTTGAGTGGCTCGGGCTTGATGCCGGGCCGATTGTGCTCGCGGTTTTCCTCATGGCCGTGGGGGCTTTTGCCGGGGCGGAATGGGCGGAGAAGCGGTTTCCGTGGGCCAAACCACCCGTGCCCGGTGTGGCTAATTCTCCGGTCGTATTACGCGCGTTTGTTACGGCGGGCCTCGTCCTGGCACTGGTCGCGGTGGTCATTGGCCAGCCAGACGCCGAGCGAAAAATCGCTCTGCAAAAGGCACGACTTGACGCAGCCATTCAATCGCGCAGGGTGTTCATTGATCCGGCCGAACTTTTGGACCTCATGTACAACAACCAGGTGGACAGAATCCTGCTCGACGTTCGAAGCGAATCGGATTACAACCTTTTTCATTTGAAAGACGCGATCCATGCGACAATCGAGGAGATCGATCGGTTCTGGCGTCCCCGGTTAACAGCGGAACAGGTCGTCGTGGTCATGTCTAATGACGAGCGGGATGCCATCGAGGCTTGGAAGCACCTGGCCGTTTCCCGCAACATTAACGCGTACATTCTGGCCGGAGGCGTTAACCGCTGGTGCGATGTGTACTTCGCCGGCAATCTCAACGTTCCGGGGCCGGAATTCGGGTCGCAGGGAGACGAGCACTTTCGCTACGCCGAGGCATTCATCAAACTGCGGCAATGTCCGACCGGCGCCGTGCCCGTTGGCCTGAATATTCCCGGCACCCCCGGGACCGACATTGACGTGTCGCGGCCAGATCAAAAGTCTGTGACTCTTCGTCAATTCACCCCCAAAATTCGCCTCCTGAAAGCGGTCAAGGCCCCCGGAGGTGGCTGCGGCGGATGA
- a CDS encoding cytochrome b/b6 domain-containing protein: protein MHKELIYTLYERFWHWFQAVMILTLLLTGFSVHYSGSAGVIPFATAVRLHNVVGWLLVINAFLGFFYYLTTGMLRQLIPEPREWHILAWRQLRYYLYGMFHGEPHPLQRSRQRRLNPLQQITYLAILNILLPVQVVTGVALWFMQYSPKLIHLVGGIGNLAAVHMLGAWFFAAFVLAHIYLATTGPTPWAHFVTMITGYEVVEGPSGSDPLPVQQNETT from the coding sequence ATGCATAAAGAGCTCATTTATACGCTGTATGAACGGTTTTGGCACTGGTTTCAGGCCGTCATGATACTGACCCTCCTTTTGACTGGATTTTCCGTGCATTATTCCGGAAGCGCTGGGGTCATTCCGTTTGCGACGGCTGTCCGCCTGCATAACGTCGTGGGATGGCTGCTTGTGATTAATGCTTTTCTGGGGTTTTTCTACTACCTGACGACGGGCATGCTCCGGCAACTCATACCGGAGCCGCGTGAGTGGCACATTTTGGCCTGGCGACAGTTGCGCTACTATCTCTATGGGATGTTCCACGGTGAACCGCACCCCCTTCAGCGATCACGCCAGCGGAGACTCAATCCGTTACAACAGATTACGTATCTGGCAATTCTCAATATCCTATTGCCCGTTCAGGTCGTTACAGGTGTGGCTCTCTGGTTCATGCAGTATTCTCCAAAGCTGATACACCTCGTGGGAGGGATCGGCAACCTGGCGGCTGTCCACATGCTGGGCGCATGGTTTTTTGCCGCATTCGTCCTCGCACACATCTACCTGGCAACGACGGGTCCTACCCCCTGGGCACATTTTGTGACGATGATTACTGGGTACGAAGTTGTCGAGGGACCTTCTGGCAGTGATCCCCTGCCGGTTCAGCAAAATGAAACTACATAG